Sequence from the Deinococcus malanensis genome:
AGTGATGGAACTGGCGGTAGGACACGGTCTGCCAGGTGACCCCGTCCTGACTCGTTGCGTAAACGCGTCCGCGATTGCGGACGCTGCTGGTCAGGTGCACTGGGGTGTAGAGGGGATTGTCGCTGAGCATCGCGGGCCGGCCCTGATGCAGCTGCAATCGTTTCACCACGAACGCACCGTCAGCCAGCTGGAAGGCGAAGACGTGCCCCCGGTCCGTGAGGATGTCCCGGCCGTCGACCAGGACGTAGCTGCCGTGCGTGATGCCCCCGCCGTCCGGGAGGGTCATGCTGTCACCGTCCACCTGCAGGACAAACATCTCGAACCGCCTTAGGGGCATGGGAATGTTGAAGCGTTTGCGGGTGTTGAACGGATTCGGATCCAGTGGAGTTCCAGCACTGACGGAACCGATGAGGGTGGCTTTGCTGGGGGCGTAACGTCGGGGCAAGAAATACGTCTGCATCACGGTTGAAACACCTCAATTCAGATTCGGGTCGTAGTCGGTGGCTACGGAAACAACGCGGCCAACGATGTGGGCTTCAGCAGCAGGAACATCTTCGTACTGGCGGTTCTCAGCGCGGAACACAGGGCCGAGGCGGGTGGTGGCATACAGACGGACGTGCGGACCATCCCGGTCTGTCAGGACATAGACACGCCCTTCTACCGGGGTGGTTTCCATGCGGTCGATGTGCAGGATGCTGCCGGGTCTGATGCTGGCGGCACTGGTGCCCTGCATTTCGTCGGTGTCGGCCCGGAGAAGCAGGGGTTTCTTGATGCCAGGGGCGATGGCGTCATGATCGACCGCCGGGCCAGGCTCATCGGGGTTCAGAGCGGCGCTGAGTGGGTACACGTCCGCACTGCCTTCTGCGACGAGGGTGGCATCCATGACGCCCAGGTCAACGCCAGTAGCGCGTTGCATCTCGACGAGAGACCAATTCAGGGCACGAGCTAGTGCAACGACCTTTGCAAATCCTGCGTTAGGCAGTTCGACTTTTCCTCGCTCTAGATCGCTGACCCATGCCTGAGTCATCAGGTCACCGGTCTGAGCGACGATATCCTCTTGACCCTTTCCGAGCTCAAGCCGACGCATCTTCAGCTTCAGCGCCCAGCTGGGCGGAGCCGTCTTTGCGGGTTTGGCCTTGGGAGTTGCCATGATAGGTGCGTACATGCTGCCTGTACTACGCTCAATGTACGGATACAGTTGCGCATCGTCCAAAGGTAAATCCGTGCACGCGAGTTTCACCCGTGAGCGTACATTGACAATGTACGGATTGGCTTATATTCTGACTGCATGCGAATGAGTGAGGTTAAACGCTTGCGTATGGAACGCGGTTTGTCGCGCGATGAACTCGCCGCCAAATCAGGTGTGTCCTCGCTGACGATCCGTGCTCACGAGTTGGGCACTGTCAAAGGTACCGAGACTAAGACGGCAGAAGCTATTGCCAATGCTCTTGACGTTCCGGTCCAGGCACTTTTTTTTCACGCTGATATAAATATGTCCATATACAAGGAGGAATCCGCATGACCCGCAAAGCCCACACCTTCGATCAGGCCGCCGAGCACTTGGGCGTCAGCCGGGAAACCATCCGGCAGCTCGTCCACGCCGGCGAGCTGCTGTGCTTCACCGTCACCAGCCACGTGGACGCCAGAAGCAAGCGCATCAGCGACGCCGAGCTCGACCGGTACATCGCCAAGCGTGAGGACGCTGAACGGCAGAAGCACGGCCACCTCCATCCCAGCACTACGGCGCACAACAACGCCTGAGCAAACCAAACCCCCTCCGGTCATCGCTGTTCGCGCAGCTCACAGAGGGGGAAGGAGATCCTTATGACAGTAGCAGATACGACCACCACGGTTGACAGGTTCCAGCGCCAGCGCGCCTGGGAAAGCTTCATCTCCCAACTGGCTCGTGCCCACGAGCACGCCCGCACGCAGCGCCACCCGTTCTGCCCCCTGCAACCCGAAGACACCTTCGAGCTGGACGGCACCGTGTACGCCATCGAGCGCCTGGAGATCGGCGGCTTCGACACCCTGGGCCCCACCGCGAAATTCAGCCTGACCGTGACCAGCCACGCGACTGGCGAGGTCGTGACCTTCGGGCCGATCCTCCGCAGGCAGCGCCGCAACAAGACCACCGGTGAAGCCAAAGTCCACTACAGCACCCCCGTCGGCCCCTTCAAAGAGTGGAACCACATGGTGGCCGCACTGGTCGCGGCAGCAGCTCAGCGCCTGAGTGAACGGGGCGTGGCGGCATGAAGCGCGTCACCTTCGCTGGTGGCGGTGACCTCGAAGTCACCCTCGAACCGGACTTCTCCATGGCGGAGGCTGGTGAGTCCGGCCAGGTGCGCCTGCAGGCCGAGGGGATCGACGTCGAGACCAGGGAGATGGCCGCCACCGTGGTGTACGGCTGGTACAGCCCGGGAGAAGCCCGCGAGATGGCCCGCTACCTGAATGAGATGGCGGACAAGGCTGAGCAGGGCGTGACCGCATGACCCTCCGCACCGCCTGGACACACGTCAGCGTCCACCTGGACGGCGCGCACATCGTGGCCGCGCTGTCCCGTCCTGAAGTCGGCCTGTTCCTGATGGCCAGCGTGGTCCTGCTGGGAGGCTGCCTGTGATCCTCCTGCAGGTGATCGAGCGGCCCACGCCCTTTCCGAAGGTCAGCATCCGCATGTCCGTCATCGAGCGCCCTGCGTATGCCCTCGCGCACCTGCACCGCCGGGATCAGGGCGAGATCGTCATCCGTCAGCACGGTTTCTTTGTCGAGCGCCGGTACTTCGACCTGGCCCGCTGCGCCTGCACCCACCCCATGGATCACGGGGACCTGTTGTGCCCCTCTTGCGAGGCGCGAAGGTGAGACGCCTTGTGATTTCCGTTCTCTGCCTGCATGTCCTCTGGGGCCTCCAGTTCGACCCGACCACCGCCAGCGTGTCCGGGAAAGCCCTCGCAGGCTTCCTCTGCATCGTCCCGACCCTGTGCCTGACGAGCCTCTTTTACGGCCGCAACGAGGTAACGAAATGACCGCCATTGTTCATCGCGAATCCAACGCCCTGGCCAGCGATGGCCAGGCCATGCAGCTCAAGGAATTCGGCAGCATGCTCGTCAGCAGCGGCATGCTCCCCAGCAGCGGCATGCTCCCCAGCAGCGTCCGCACCCCGGAAGCCGCCGTCACCATCATGGTCAAAGGCATGGAGCTGGGCCTGCCCCCCATGGCCGCCCTGAACGGCATCACGGTCATCCAGGGCAAACCCACCGTCAGCCCCCAGCTGATGCTCAGCCTGATCAACCGCAGCGGCCAGCTGGAAAACCTGGAGCTGGAGACCGGCACACAGGGCGCCACCGTGACCATGAAGCGCCGGGGTCGTTCCCCCTTCACCGCGAAGTTTGGCCCAAGTGAAGCGCAGGCGATGGGCCTGCACACCAAGGACAACTACAAGAAGCAGGCACCAGTCATGTACCAGTGGCGCGCTGTTGCCGCCTGCGCGCGGGTGGTGTTCCCGGACGTGATCGACGGCTTGTACACCCCAGAAGAAATGGGAGCTGACATCCAGGTGGATGAGGACGGGGCGATGACGGTCACGGCGGTGCAGGAAGCCAAGCCGGACCGGAGGGCTGATGTCACCGCTCAGGTGGCTCAGGCCGCTGGCGTACCGGCACAGACCCTGCCGGACCCCCACCTTGCTGAGGCCCTGCAGAAGTGGGCGACCAGCATCGGGGACATGGCCGTCCGGGTGCGCAGGGTGGCCCCCGCTGATGGGGTACAGCACATCCTCGACACCTACGACTGGCGCAACAGCATTGACGCCGCCCGGATCTGTTACGACGAGCTCAAGGCCCTGGGGAAGGAACATGCGCCTCAACCCACCACCACTGAGGCTCCAGCACCTGCTGCGCCCGTGGAAACCGCACCTGCCCCTCAGGCAGAAATGCTCCTGAGTGACGGTCAGCGCCAGGGGCTGTGTGGCCACGCCAAGCGAGGCGGAGCAGACACCAGCGGAGCCCGCGCCACCCTCTGGGGCTACCTGCTCAATGCTGGACGTCCCGTCGGAACACGCGACCTGACTGAACAGCAGGCCCAGGTCCTGATCGACACTCTGGGCAGCTGGAACAACGAGCAGGCAGTCACCGCTCTCAAAGAAGCCCGTGAAGCCTTCGACACGGAAGGGCTGCCGTTCTAGATGTCAGTCACGCCTATGACCCCGCACGCCCAGGACGAGCTGGCCCGCGAGTACGCGAAAGCCAGCCCGGCCCGCCGGGGCGTCATCTACCACCAGTGGAAAGCGCGGTACGGCGAGGACACCGCGTACGAGCTGGTCATGGCCGGCCGCGCCTTCATCGTGTACCCCGAGCATCCGGCGGACTTCCGCGCCAGCTGGGGCCAGCCGACCGGCAGCCGCGCAGACATCTGCGCCGCAGTCCTGACCCTGAGTGATGAGCAACTCGAAAGCGTGAGTGCCTCCCTGCGCCGGGCCTTCCTGAAGCATGCCGATGAGCTGTGGGACGTGTGGGCGCTGGCTGTCCAGATGGCCGGTGTGGCATGAGTTCCCACGCCATGGTCTGGGCCTGGAACCAGAAAGCCGGGAAGGCCAAGAGTACCCTGGTGGCCCTGGCCAACTTCGCGGATGCCAACGGGATCTGCCGGGTGCCGCAGACGCACCTCGCGGCCATGACCGAAGATCATGTGAAGACCGTCCAGCGTCACCTGCAAAGCCTGGAAGATACCGGCCTGATCTACCGCACCAAGCACTGGGATGACGATGGCCGGCAGGAGCTTGACGAGATCCAGTTGTGCGGCTTGCGCCCCGCGTTCCGGTCTGGAAGAGGTCGTGTTTC
This genomic interval carries:
- a CDS encoding S24 family peptidase — translated: MQTYFLPRRYAPSKATLIGSVSAGTPLDPNPFNTRKRFNIPMPLRRFEMFVLQVDGDSMTLPDGGGITHGSYVLVDGRDILTDRGHVFAFQLADGAFVVKRLQLHQGRPAMLSDNPLYTPVHLTSSVRNRGRVYATSQDGVTWQTVSYRQFHH
- a CDS encoding S24 family peptidase, producing MQRATGVDLGVMDATLVAEGSADVYPLSAALNPDEPGPAVDHDAIAPGIKKPLLLRADTDEMQGTSAASIRPGSILHIDRMETTPVEGRVYVLTDRDGPHVRLYATTRLGPVFRAENRQYEDVPAAEAHIVGRVVSVATDYDPNLN
- a CDS encoding helix-turn-helix transcriptional regulator, which produces MRMSEVKRLRMERGLSRDELAAKSGVSSLTIRAHELGTVKGTETKTAEAIANALDVPVQALFFHADINMSIYKEESA
- a CDS encoding helix-turn-helix domain-containing protein gives rise to the protein MTRKAHTFDQAAEHLGVSRETIRQLVHAGELLCFTVTSHVDARSKRISDAELDRYIAKREDAERQKHGHLHPSTTAHNNA